The following DNA comes from Candidatus Eremiobacteraceae bacterium.
TACGAGACGGCGACGCCGAGGCCGTTCATGCGCTCGATGATGGCACGCATGCGTACTTCGCGCTCTTCGCGCTGCTTGCGAAGCGCGGTGAGAAGCGGCGTGTCGTCCGACGTCACGCCGTAGGCCAACAGGTGCACCGTGTGCCCCGCGTGCTCCGTGTCGACTTCGAGACCCGGCACGCAGCGCGACGCGAGGTCGTCGGGAACAGGATACGCGGCGATCGTGTCGTGATCGGTGATGCAGAAGAGTTCGAGATGCTTCGCGCGGATCTCGTCGAAGACGCGCTCCTTCGGCCATGCGCCGTCGGAGCACGTCGTGTGCATCTGGAGATCGACGAGCATTTCGCTCATTTGGCGGCTGTTTGACGAAGGACGTCGGCGCGCAGGTAGCCGCGCTCGACGAGGTACGCCAGCACTTTCTCGGCGCTCTCGTCGGGGGTCTCGTCATTCGTCATGAGATGGACTTCGGGGGATTCCGGCGGCTCGTACGGATCGGACACGCCGGTGAATTCCTTGATCTCGCCGCGGCGTGCCTTCGCGTACATCTCGACCTTGCCGTCGCGCGTCTCGCAGATCTCGATCGGGCAATCCGCGTAGACCTCGATGAAATCGTCGCCGACCATCATGCGCAGCTCGTCGCGCGTCTGGCGATAGGGCGAGATCGCGGAACAGATGACCGCGACGCCGTTGCGCTCGAGCAGATGCGCCACAAAGCCGATGCGGCGGATATTCGTGTCACGGTCCTCTTTCGAGAAGCCGAGGCCCTTCGAGAGGTTCGTCCGGACGACGTCGCCGTCCAACGACTCGAATTTGCGCCCGCCCGCGCGGATGCGCTGTTCGAGGATCCGCGCGATCGTCGTCTTGCCGGATCCGGAGAGCCCGGTGAACCAGATGATGAAACCCGTGTCCGTCGTAGCCAAACTCGTATCGCTCCTCGTCAGAAGTGTGCCGGCGCTAGTAGGTCCGACCCTCATTTGTGGCGCCGCGTGACAGCCCTGTCCGTCCATGGTCCGCACGGCCCCGCATCGGCCCTTTCGAGGAATTTCGGCGGGTACGGCTAGGACCAGTAGACCGGTCGTCCCTTTGCGTGGTTCGTTCGTGAGGGACGGTGAGCTTACCGTCGGCCCCGACCGGAAAAGTCGCATGCTGCGACCCCGCTCACGGTTGCAACAGCGAGACGACGCCGCGCGTATAAGCAGACAACCGGGCGACATCTGTCGCCCCGGTTTAGGCCGACCGCGGCATGGCGGGAGTCAGCGGACATGTTCGTCGCAAGAACGATTGCGCTCATCGTCGGTTTCACGATCGCGGTCGTCGTAGCTGCAAGGCCGGCTCCGGTCGACCTTAATGGTCGACCGCTCCGTGCCAACATCGCAAGAATCATCGCGACGATCGATGGTATGAAATCGTCCGCGCCGCTGGCGACCGCAACGCTCTCGCCGGACGAGATCTATTCTAAGTCCGTCCACGAGATGCGATCACTCGCACACACCGGCAACCCGC
Coding sequences within:
- the cysC gene encoding adenylyl-sulfate kinase, translated to MSPGCLLIRAASSRCCNRERGRSMRLFRSGPTVSSPSLTNEPRKGTTGLLVLAVPAEIPRKGRCGAVRTMDGQGCHAAPQMRVGPTSAGTLLTRSDTSLATTDTGFIIWFTGLSGSGKTTIARILEQRIRAGGRKFESLDGDVVRTNLSKGLGFSKEDRDTNIRRIGFVAHLLERNGVAVICSAISPYRQTRDELRMMVGDDFIEVYADCPIEICETRDGKVEMYAKARRGEIKEFTGVSDPYEPPESPEVHLMTNDETPDESAEKVLAYLVERGYLRADVLRQTAAK